A genomic segment from Flavobacterium sp. 9R encodes:
- the rpsH gene encoding 30S ribosomal protein S8 — MYTDPIADYLTRVRNAVAANHKVVEIPASNLKKEITKILFDQGYILSYKFENNTVQGSIKIALKYDKVTKEPVIKDIQRISKPGLRKYAGASKLPRILNGLGIAIVSTSKGLMTGKQAKQLNVGGEVICYVY; from the coding sequence ATGTATACAGATCCAATTGCAGATTATTTGACGAGAGTTAGAAACGCTGTGGCTGCAAACCACAAAGTTGTTGAAATTCCGGCTTCTAATCTAAAAAAAGAAATAACTAAGATCTTATTCGATCAAGGTTACATCTTAAGTTACAAATTTGAGAACAACACCGTTCAGGGTTCTATCAAAATTGCTTTGAAGTACGATAAAGTTACTAAAGAGCCTGTAATTAAAGATATCCAAAGAATTAGTAAACCAGGTTTACGTAAATACGCAGGTGCTTCTAAATTGCCTAGAATCCTTAATGGATTAGGAATTGCTATTGTTTCTACATCAAAAGGTTTGATGACTGGAAAACAAGCTAAGCAATTGAATGTTGGAGGAGAAGTAATTTGTTACGTATACTAA
- the rplE gene encoding 50S ribosomal protein L5 has product MAYIPRLKEEYKSRVIAALKEEFGYSNIMEVPKLEKIVLSKGVGAAVSDKKLIDYAVEELTKITGQKAVATISKKDVASFKLRKGMPIGAKVTLRGERMYEFLDRLITSSLPRVRDFSGIKSTGFDGRGNYNLGVLEQIIFPEIDIDKVNKISGMDISFVTSAKTDKEAKSLLAELGLPFKKN; this is encoded by the coding sequence ATGGCATATATACCTAGACTAAAAGAAGAATATAAGAGCAGAGTTATTGCTGCTCTTAAAGAAGAGTTCGGTTACTCAAATATAATGGAAGTTCCAAAATTGGAAAAAATTGTTTTGAGTAAAGGAGTTGGTGCAGCAGTATCTGATAAAAAACTAATTGACTATGCAGTTGAGGAGTTGACTAAGATTACTGGACAAAAAGCAGTAGCTACTATTTCTAAGAAAGACGTTGCGTCTTTTAAACTTAGAAAAGGGATGCCTATTGGTGCAAAAGTGACTTTACGTGGAGAAAGAATGTATGAGTTTTTAGATAGACTTATTACTTCATCTTTACCTCGTGTAAGAGACTTCAGTGGTATTAAATCTACAGGTTTTGACGGAAGAGGAAATTATAACTTAGGAGTTTTAGAGCAAATCATTTTCCCAGAAATTGATATTGATAAAGTAAACAAAATATCTGGTATGGATATTTCCTTTGTTACTTCTGCAAAAACAGATAAAGAAGCAAAGTCATTGTTGGCTGAATTAGGTTTACCTTTTAAAAAGAATTAA
- the rpsN gene encoding 30S ribosomal protein S14 codes for MAKESMKAREVKREKTVAKYAEKRKALLEAGDFVGLQKLPKNASPVRLHNRCKLTGRPRGYMRQFGISRVTFREMANNGLIPGVKKASW; via the coding sequence ATGGCTAAAGAATCAATGAAAGCCCGTGAGGTGAAAAGAGAAAAAACGGTAGCTAAGTATGCTGAGAAAAGAAAAGCTTTGTTAGAAGCTGGAGATTTCGTAGGTTTGCAAAAATTACCGAAAAATGCTTCACCAGTTCGTTTGCACAATCGTTGTAAATTAACAGGTAGACCAAGAGGGTATATGCGTCAATTCGGTATTTCACGTGTTACATTCCGTGAAATGGCTAACAATGGATTGATACCAGGTGTTAAAAAAGCATCTTGGTAG